The DNA segment GACAAGGTCGGCATCATCGAGGGCGTCTCGACCACCTTCAACGCGCAGCAGCGCACGCTGGGCTTCCAGGACGCGATGAAGGCCGCCAACATCAACGTGGTGGGCGTGCAGTCCGGCCAGTGGGAAATCGAGAAGGGCAACACCGTGGCCGCCGGCATGCTGCGCGAGCATCCGGACCTGGTGGCACTGCTGGCCGGCAACGACAGCATGGCGCTGGGCGCCGTGGCCGCGGTGAAGGCCGCCGGCAAGGCCGGCAAGGTGCAGGTGGTGGGTTACGACAACATCAACGCCATCAAGCCCATGCTGGCCGATGGCCGCGTGCTGGCCACGGCAGACCAGTACGCCGCCAAGCAGGCGGTGTTCGGCATCGAGATGGCGCTGAAGGCGCTGTCGGCCAAGACCCCGCAGGCCCAGCTGCCCGCCGAGGTCAAGACCGAGGTGGTGCTGGTGACCAAGGGCACCGGCAAGTAACACTGCGGCGACGCGCGCGAGCGACGCGGCGCCGCAGGGCGCCGCGCTGACTTTCCGCGCACCGCATGGCCGACGCCGCGCGCAACCCGCGCGGCATTCCTCCTTTTTTCCGGGTTCGCACACCGTGGCCGACCATTCCTCCCCCATCGCCGCCGCACCGGCGCCCGCCTCCGTGCCCCTGCTGGAAATGCTGGGCGTGGGCAAGGACTACGGCCCCACCACCGTGCTGCACGGCGTCACGCTGTCGCTGCATGCCGGCGAAGTGCTAGCGCTCACCGGCGAGAACGGCGCGGGCAAGAGCACGCTGTCGAAGATCCTCTGCGGGCTGGAGCCCGCCACGCGCGGCAGCCTGCGCCTGGCAGGGCAGCCCTATGCGCCGTCCTCCCGGCGCGACGCCGAGCGCCAGGGCGTGCGCATGGTCATGCAGGAGCTGGGCCTCGTGCCGACGCTCACCGTGGCCGAGAACCTGCTGATGGGCCGGCTTCCGCACCGGATGGGCTGGCTGCGCCGGCGCGCGCTGCACGATGCGGCGCGCGCGCAGCTCGCCAAGATCGGCCTCACGGGCATCGACCCGGCAACGCCCGTGTCCCGCCTGGGTATCGGCCAGCAGCAGATGGTGGAGATCGCCCGCAACCTGCAGGACGACACGCGCATCCTGGTGCTCGACGAGCCGACGGCGATGCTGACGCCGCGCGAGACCAATTACCTGTTCGAGCAGATCGCCCGGCTCACGGCCCGCGGCGTGGCCATCATCTACGTCTCCCACCGGCTGGAGGAGTTGCGGCGCATCGCCGACCGCGTGGCCGTGCTGCGCGACGGCGCGCTGGTGGACGCCCGCCCGATGGCAGGGCTGTCCGAAGCAGACCTCGTGCAGCGCATGGTGGGGCGCGCGGTGAACGACCTGGAGCACCGCCCCCGCCGGACGGCCGGACCCGTAGTGATGCGGGTGGACGGCATCGGCCGGGGCACCGCAGTGCAGGACGTGAGCCTGGCGCTGCGGGCCGGCGAGGTGTTCGGCATCGCGGGCCTCGTGGGCTCGGGCCGTACCGAACTGCTGCGCCTGCTGTTCGGAGCAGACCGCGCCGACCGCGGCAGCGTGACGCTGGCTGCAGGGAGCACGGCTTCCGGCGACGCCGCGGAGCGCACCCACGAGCGTGGCTTCCGCTCGCCGCTGGCGGCGATCGCCGCGGGCATCGGGCTCGTGAGCGAAGACCGCAAGTCGCAGGGCCTGCTGCTCAGCCAGCCGATCCGGGTGAACGCCACGCTGTCGGACCTGTCCGCCGTGTCGCGCGCGGGCTGGCTGCGCCGCGCGCACGAGAACGCGGTGGTGCAGGGATTCATCCGCACGCTGCGGGTGCGCTGCCGCGGGCCGGAGCAGCCCGTGGAGCAGCTGTCGGGCGGCAACCAGCAGAAGGTGGTGTTCGCGCGGTGGCTGCACCGCGACGGCCGCGTGCTGCTGCTGGACGAGCCCACGCGCGGCGTGGACGTGGGCGCGCGCGCCGACCTGTACGCCGAGCTCGACCGCATGGCCGCCGAGGGCCGCGCACTGCTCATGGTGTCGTCCGACCTGCGCGAGCTGATGGCCATGGCCGACCGCATCGGCGTGATGAGCGGCGGCCGCCTGGTCGCCGTGTTCGAGCGCGGCGAATGGACCGAGCAGTCGCTGCTGGCCGCCGCCTTCTCCGAGGCCGAAGACCGCCCGCGCGCCGAAGGCGCCGGTTCCGCATCCCCCCTTTCTCCCGCTTCCGCATGAACGCCACCACGTCCCCCTCCTCCGCATCCGCCGCGCCGTCGGTGCCGCTCTGGCGCACGCAGCTGGGTACCTATCTGGGCCTGGCCGCCGTGCTGGTGGGCATGGTCGCGCTGTTTTCCTGGCTGTCCGACTTCTTCTGGAGCGCCGAGACCTTCGTCACCATCGCCAACGAGATTCCCGCGCTGGCCGTGATGGCGGTGGGCATGACGTTCGTGCTCATCATCGCGGGCATCGACCTCTCGGTCGGCTCGGTGATGGCGCTGTCCGCGGCGACGTCGGCAGCGGCCATCCTGCAATGGGGCTGGAGCGTGCCGGCCGCGGCGGCCCTGGCGCTGGCCACCGGCCTGGTGTGCGGCACCATCACCGGCGCCGTGTCGGTGGCCTGGCGGCTGCCGTCGTTCATCGTGTCGCTGGGCATGCTGGAGGCGGTGCGCGGCAGCGCCTACCTGGTGACGGATTCGCGCACGCAGTACGTGGGCGATGCGATCTCCTGGCTCGCCGCACCCGTGGCGGCCGGCGTCTCGGTGGCTTTCGGCATCGCGCTGCTCATCGTGGTGGTGGCCCAGCTCGTGCTGTCGCGCACGGTGTTCGGCCGCTGCATGGTGGGCATCGGCACCAATGAGGAAGCCATGCGGCTGGCCGGCGTCGATCCGCGGCCCATCCGCATCGCCGTGTTCGCGCTCACCGGCCTGCTGGCCGGGCTGGCGGGCCTGATGCAGTCGGCACGCCTGGAGGCGGCCGACCCGAATGCCGGCGCCGGCATGGAGCTGCAGGTGATCGCGGCCGTGGTGATCGGCGGCACCAGCCTGATGGGCGGGCGTGGATCGGTGGTGACCACGGCCTTCGGCGTGCTCATCATCGCGGTGCTGGAGGCGGGCCTGGCGCAGATCGGCGCGAGCGAGCCGAGCAAGCGCATCATCACCGGCTGCGTGATCGTGGCGGCCGTCATCATCGACACGCTGCGGCAGCGCCGCGCGGCGGTCTGAGGCCGGCGCGGGAAGACATGGCAACCATCAAGGACGTCGCGCGCGAAGCCGGGGTGTCGGTAACCACCGTCTCGCACGTGCTCAACGGCACGCGGCATGTGAGCGACGATGGGCGTGCCCGCGTGGAGACCGCCATCCGCCAGCTGGGCTACGTGCCCAGCGCGATCGCGCGCAGCCTCAAGAGCAACCACACGCGCACGCTGGGGATGCTGATACCCAACAGCTCCAACCCCTACTTCGCCGAAGTCGTGCACAGCGTGGAGAACCGCTGCTTCGGCGCGGGCTACAACCTCATCCTGTGCAATACGCACGACGAGGCCCAGCGGCAAAGCTCGTACCTGCAGGTGCTGGCCGAACGGCGCATCGACGGACTGATCGTGGTCTCCACGGGCCAGGACGCGGCGCTCGCGCGCCAGCTCGAGGGGCTGGGCGTGCCCACCGTGCTGGTGGACCGCGAGATCGAGGTCCACCGGCAACCCTGCGACCTGGTGGAGACCGCGCACCGCGAAGGCGGCCGGATGGCCACGCGACACCTGCTTTGGCTGGGCCATCGCCGCATCGCCTGCATCGGCGGCCCCCAGGACCTGGCCCCCAGCACGCAGCGCGTCGAGGGCTGGCGCGACGCGCTGGCCGAGGCGGTCGTGGACGACGGCGGCCTGCTGTGGCACGGCGATTTCACCAGCCAGAGCGGCTACGAAGCCATGCAGTCGGTGCTGGCCTCGCCGCGCCCGCCCACGGCGGTGTTCGTGGGCAATGACCTGATGGCCATCGGCGCGCTCTGCGCGGTCCACGAGCGCGGGCTGCGCGTGCCGGAGGCCATGTCGATCGTGGGTTTCGACGATATCGCGCTCGCGGCGTTCACCAGCCCTCCGCTCACCACCGTGGCCCAGCCCAAGCGGCAGATCGGCGTGGCCGCCGTGGACATGCTGCTGGAGCGCATCGACGGCGCGCGGCGCGAACCACGCCAGCTGCTGCTGCAGCCGGAACTGCGGCTGCGCGCCTCGACCGCGGCCCTGCCCCCGGGCACCGCTTCCACTGCCGCTCCGCACGGCCGTTTTCCTTCCGGCAACCCCGAATGACCGCCTCTTCCCGCCCCGCCCCGGAGATCCCTTCCCGTTCCGCCCCGCCGCGCATCGCCGTGGTGGGCAGCCTCAACATGGACATCGTCCTGCGCGTGCCCCGGGCCCCCGGCGCAGGCGAGACCGTGATGGCCGATTCACTGCACCACATTCCGGGAGGCAAGGGGGGCAACCAGGCAGTGGCCTGTGCGCGCCAGGGAGCCCATGTGCACCTGCTGGGCCGCGTCGGTCACGATGCGCACGGAGCGGCCCTGCGCGCCGCGCTGGATGCCGACGCTATCGACCATGCCGGCGTGCAGACGGACGCCGAGGCCCCTACGGGCATCGCCTGCATCACGGTGGAATCCACCGCGCAGAACCGTATCGTCGTCGTCGGCGGGGCGAACGCCCGCTTCGAGATCGACGCGCAGGCCCTGGGCGCGGCGCTGCAGGGAGCCAGCAGCCTGCTGCTGCAGTTCGAAGTGCCGATGCCGCAGGTGATGGCCGCCGCCAGGCAGGCGCACCAGCGGGGCTGTCCCGTGGTGCTCAACCCGTCGCCCATGCAGCCGATCCCCGATGCCCTCTGGCCGCTGGTGGACACCCTGGTGGCCAACGAGGTGGAAGCCGCGCTGTTCGCCGACTGCGACGTGGAAACACCCGAAGATGCTGCCCATGCCGCACGCCTGCTGCGGGCACGGGGCCCGCGGCAGGTGGTGGTGACGCTGGGCGCGGCGGGCGCCGTGGCCTGCGACGGCAACGGCTGCCGGCACCACCTGGGCCTGCGCGTGGATGCCGTGGACACCACGGCCGCGGGCGACACCTTCCTGGGCGCCCTGACCGTCGCGCTGGCACGCGGCGAATCGCTCGACCTGGCGGTGCAGACCGGCGTCCGCGCCGCGGCGCTGTGCGTGACCCGCCCGGGCGCGCAGCCATCGATCCCCACGCGCGCCGAAGTGGCCGCATCCCCCCTGCCCCCTGAATGGAGCCGCATCGCATGAAACGCACCGCCCTGCTGCACGCCGACCTGTCCCGCGCCATCGCCGCCCTCGGCCATGGCGACATGATCGTCATCGGCGATGCCGGCCTGCCGATTCCGCCCGGCCCCCTGCGCATCGACCTGGCCGTGACCCCGGGACTGCCTTCGGTGGCCGACGTGCTGGGCGCCGTGCTCTCCGAAATGCAGGTGGAGCGCGCCCTGATCGCCACCGAGGCGATGGAGCGCGCGGGCGGGGCCGTGCCCGGCTGGGCCGGAGCGCTGCCCGTGGCCCCGCAGACCCTGTCCCACGAGGAATTCAAGCGCCTCACGCGCGATGCGCGCGCCGTGGTGCGGACGGGGGAATGCACGCCCTACGCGAACGTCATCCTCTGCGCGGGCGTGACGTTCTGACCGGCTCCGTCAGGTGCGGCGCAGCGGCGGCACGCCCTCCCGCGCGGCCCGCCACAGGCCCAGCAGGCGCAGCGCCCGCCCCGCGCTGGCGCCAGTGAAGACGCCATAGAGCAGGCTGACCGCACCGGCGAACAACGGATCGCCCGACAGCGCCGGATGCAGGGCGAGCGCCACCGCCACGGTGTACTTGGTGCAGAAGATGCCGAGCATCAGCAGGGGCGGGCGGATGCTGCCGGGCAGGTGAAAAACCGCATCCACGGGGTCGAAGCGTGTGCCCGCCGGCGCCGGGCGCGACGCGACGAAGGCCGCCGCGGCCAGTGCCGCCACACCCCATGCGGCCCAGGCGGCCGGCTGCGCATGGCGCGCCGCCACCATGCCGTACAGCGAGAACGCCGCCATGGCGGCCGGCAGCAGCAGGGCGCGCCCGACGGTCCTGCGGGACGGGCGCATCTGGCGCACACCCAGCGCGGACAGGGCAGCCAGCAGCGCGAAAACCCAGGCGGGCGTCGCCTGGAGCATGTGGGCAATGAAAGTCATCGGATTCCTCGGCAGCGGTACGGCGATGACGCACTGTCGGGCCTCCGTGCCGCACGGGCGAGCGCGGTGCGACGGCCTGCGCCGGGGCGGCGCGAAGGGTTGCGCCGGATGGATGAACGGCAGGGCCGGTGCCATACTTTCCCGCAGAGGCTCTTTCCATGCAAACCCCCACGCCCCAGGCCCCCATCGGCGGCACCCCGCCGCTCCTGCCGCCCGGCACCACGGTGCTCGAACGCGGATGGCTTTCGGCCAACAACATCGTCTGCGTGGGCGACGACGCGGCGGCAGTCGTGGACACGGGCTACTGTGTGCATGCCGGCCAGACGGTGTCCCTGGTGGCGGCGGCCCTGGAGGGGCGGCCCCTCGCGCTCATCGCCAACACCCACCTGCACAGCGACCACTGCGGCGGCAACGCGGCGCTGCAGCAGGCCTGGCCGGAGGCCCGCATCCTGGTGCCGCCCGGGCAGGCCGAACACGTGCGCGACTGGAATCCGCAGGCCCTGAGCTATACGCCCACGGGGCAGGACTGCCCGCCCTTCCGCATGGGCGGGTTGCTGGAGCCGGGAGGCACGGTGCACCTGGGCGCGCACGAATGGCAGATCCATGCCGCACCCGGGCACGACACCCATTCGGTGGTGCTGTTCGAGCCCCGGCACCGGGTGCTGCTTTCGGCCGATGCCCTCTGGCAGAACGGTTTCGGCGTGGTCTTCCCCGAGCTGGAAGGCGAGCACGCCTTCGCGGACGTGGCGGCCACGCTGGACCTGATCGCCGGGCTGGCTCCGCGCACCGTCGTGCCGGGGCACGGCTCCGTGTTCACGGACGTGGCGGCCGCGCTCGATGCGGCCCGGCGCCGGCTCGACGGCTTCGTGCGCGCCCCGGAGCGGCACGC comes from the Paracidovorax avenae ATCC 19860 genome and includes:
- a CDS encoding sugar ABC transporter ATP-binding protein; this encodes MADHSSPIAAAPAPASVPLLEMLGVGKDYGPTTVLHGVTLSLHAGEVLALTGENGAGKSTLSKILCGLEPATRGSLRLAGQPYAPSSRRDAERQGVRMVMQELGLVPTLTVAENLLMGRLPHRMGWLRRRALHDAARAQLAKIGLTGIDPATPVSRLGIGQQQMVEIARNLQDDTRILVLDEPTAMLTPRETNYLFEQIARLTARGVAIIYVSHRLEELRRIADRVAVLRDGALVDARPMAGLSEADLVQRMVGRAVNDLEHRPRRTAGPVVMRVDGIGRGTAVQDVSLALRAGEVFGIAGLVGSGRTELLRLLFGADRADRGSVTLAAGSTASGDAAERTHERGFRSPLAAIAAGIGLVSEDRKSQGLLLSQPIRVNATLSDLSAVSRAGWLRRAHENAVVQGFIRTLRVRCRGPEQPVEQLSGGNQQKVVFARWLHRDGRVLLLDEPTRGVDVGARADLYAELDRMAAEGRALLMVSSDLRELMAMADRIGVMSGGRLVAVFERGEWTEQSLLAAAFSEAEDRPRAEGAGSASPLSPASA
- a CDS encoding ABC transporter permease codes for the protein MNATTSPSSASAAPSVPLWRTQLGTYLGLAAVLVGMVALFSWLSDFFWSAETFVTIANEIPALAVMAVGMTFVLIIAGIDLSVGSVMALSAATSAAAILQWGWSVPAAAALALATGLVCGTITGAVSVAWRLPSFIVSLGMLEAVRGSAYLVTDSRTQYVGDAISWLAAPVAAGVSVAFGIALLIVVVAQLVLSRTVFGRCMVGIGTNEEAMRLAGVDPRPIRIAVFALTGLLAGLAGLMQSARLEAADPNAGAGMELQVIAAVVIGGTSLMGGRGSVVTTAFGVLIIAVLEAGLAQIGASEPSKRIITGCVIVAAVIIDTLRQRRAAV
- a CDS encoding LacI family DNA-binding transcriptional regulator; translation: MATIKDVAREAGVSVTTVSHVLNGTRHVSDDGRARVETAIRQLGYVPSAIARSLKSNHTRTLGMLIPNSSNPYFAEVVHSVENRCFGAGYNLILCNTHDEAQRQSSYLQVLAERRIDGLIVVSTGQDAALARQLEGLGVPTVLVDREIEVHRQPCDLVETAHREGGRMATRHLLWLGHRRIACIGGPQDLAPSTQRVEGWRDALAEAVVDDGGLLWHGDFTSQSGYEAMQSVLASPRPPTAVFVGNDLMAIGALCAVHERGLRVPEAMSIVGFDDIALAAFTSPPLTTVAQPKRQIGVAAVDMLLERIDGARREPRQLLLQPELRLRASTAALPPGTASTAAPHGRFPSGNPE
- the rbsK gene encoding ribokinase, giving the protein MTASSRPAPEIPSRSAPPRIAVVGSLNMDIVLRVPRAPGAGETVMADSLHHIPGGKGGNQAVACARQGAHVHLLGRVGHDAHGAALRAALDADAIDHAGVQTDAEAPTGIACITVESTAQNRIVVVGGANARFEIDAQALGAALQGASSLLLQFEVPMPQVMAAARQAHQRGCPVVLNPSPMQPIPDALWPLVDTLVANEVEAALFADCDVETPEDAAHAARLLRARGPRQVVVTLGAAGAVACDGNGCRHHLGLRVDAVDTTAAGDTFLGALTVALARGESLDLAVQTGVRAAALCVTRPGAQPSIPTRAEVAASPLPPEWSRIA
- the rbsD gene encoding D-ribose pyranase — encoded protein: MKRTALLHADLSRAIAALGHGDMIVIGDAGLPIPPGPLRIDLAVTPGLPSVADVLGAVLSEMQVERALIATEAMERAGGAVPGWAGALPVAPQTLSHEEFKRLTRDARAVVRTGECTPYANVILCAGVTF
- a CDS encoding DUF6622 family protein → MTFIAHMLQATPAWVFALLAALSALGVRQMRPSRRTVGRALLLPAAMAAFSLYGMVAARHAQPAAWAAWGVAALAAAAFVASRPAPAGTRFDPVDAVFHLPGSIRPPLLMLGIFCTKYTVAVALALHPALSGDPLFAGAVSLLYGVFTGASAGRALRLLGLWRAAREGVPPLRRT
- a CDS encoding MBL fold metallo-hydrolase; this translates as MQTPTPQAPIGGTPPLLPPGTTVLERGWLSANNIVCVGDDAAAVVDTGYCVHAGQTVSLVAAALEGRPLALIANTHLHSDHCGGNAALQQAWPEARILVPPGQAEHVRDWNPQALSYTPTGQDCPPFRMGGLLEPGGTVHLGAHEWQIHAAPGHDTHSVVLFEPRHRVLLSADALWQNGFGVVFPELEGEHAFADVAATLDLIAGLAPRTVVPGHGSVFTDVAAALDAARRRLDGFVRAPERHALYAAMVLLKYKLLEWQSVPLARLHAWAGATPYFGLLHAGHFADQPRAAWQEALVHELVRSGAARLDGETLHNA